One segment of Enterococcus saigonensis DNA contains the following:
- a CDS encoding epsilon-antitoxin, with translation MTLDYRKTFEIEIINEFQSAIHSKMLNYVLNNELDKSDSTNLQVNLLKQLSNMNQINLFELSLEELEAYHDYLRTIKKYADNITRTA, from the coding sequence ATGACCTTAGATTACAGAAAAACATTTGAAATTGAGATAATCAATGAATTTCAATCAGCGATTCACTCAAAAATGTTGAACTATGTTTTAAATAATGAACTCGATAAAAGTGATTCGACAAACCTACAAGTAAATTTATTAAAACAATTATCAAACATGAACCAAATTAATTTATTTGAATTATCTTTAGAAGAATTAGAAGCCTATCACGACTATTTACGAACGATAAAAAAATATGCCGATAACATCACACGAACAGCGTGA
- the tet gene encoding Tet(L)/Tet(K)/Tet(45) family tetracycline efflux MFS transporter has protein sequence MNSNSSNHKSQYNKLLLWLCFLSFFSVLNEMVLNVSFPDVANYFGKAPASINWINTSFMLSFSVGTAIYGKVSDYVGIKKLLLTGILLNCIGSIMGFIGHTSFPVLLLSRFIQGTGAAAFPALIMVVVAKYIPRESQGKAFGLIGSIVAMGEALGPSIGGMIAEYIHWSYLLILPLGTLISVPFLIKMLDHEPIKKGSFDFIGLVLMSLSIVTFMVFTTSYKLYFLGISFVIFIIFIKHIKKVDEPFIEPKLGENRSFMVGIVCGGLFFGTVAGFISMVPYMMRDLYQLSTLAIGNGIIFPGAVSVIIFGYFGGILVDKKGPIFVLTIGAMLLSISFLLAALFVETTPFLITILIIFIFGGLSFTKTVISTIVSSSLTTKESGSGMSLLNFTSFLSEGLGIAVVGGLLSVDILNKKIIPINVSSQSYLYSNMLLIFSIIIIFSWLITIKVYSEPKIK, from the coding sequence ATGAATTCTAATTCGTCAAACCATAAATCACAATACAACAAATTATTACTTTGGCTTTGCTTTTTATCTTTCTTTAGTGTACTAAATGAAATGGTTCTAAATGTATCTTTTCCTGATGTAGCGAATTACTTTGGAAAAGCTCCTGCAAGTATAAATTGGATTAATACATCGTTCATGTTAAGTTTTTCTGTAGGAACAGCCATATATGGCAAAGTTTCTGATTATGTTGGTATTAAGAAACTGTTATTAACAGGAATTTTATTAAATTGTATAGGTTCAATTATGGGTTTTATAGGTCATACATCATTTCCTGTATTATTATTATCACGATTCATTCAAGGTACAGGAGCTGCAGCTTTTCCTGCGTTAATTATGGTGGTTGTTGCTAAATATATTCCAAGGGAGAGCCAGGGAAAGGCTTTTGGACTTATTGGTTCCATTGTTGCAATGGGTGAAGCTCTAGGTCCATCTATCGGTGGAATGATAGCTGAATATATTCATTGGTCTTATCTATTGATATTACCTTTAGGAACTTTAATATCAGTTCCTTTTCTTATCAAAATGCTTGATCATGAACCGATTAAAAAGGGAAGTTTTGATTTTATAGGATTAGTATTAATGTCGTTAAGCATAGTAACTTTTATGGTGTTTACCACATCATATAAATTATATTTCTTAGGAATAAGTTTCGTTATTTTCATTATTTTTATTAAGCACATAAAAAAAGTGGATGAGCCGTTTATTGAGCCTAAATTAGGTGAAAACCGATCTTTTATGGTTGGTATTGTTTGTGGAGGTCTTTTTTTTGGAACGGTGGCAGGATTTATTTCAATGGTTCCTTATATGATGAGAGATTTATATCAGTTAAGTACACTTGCCATTGGTAACGGGATTATCTTTCCAGGAGCTGTTAGTGTCATTATTTTTGGTTACTTTGGTGGAATACTAGTAGATAAAAAAGGACCAATATTCGTGTTAACTATAGGAGCTATGTTGTTATCAATTAGTTTTCTATTGGCTGCACTGTTTGTTGAAACGACACCTTTTTTAATTACTATATTAATTATTTTTATATTTGGAGGTCTGTCCTTTACAAAAACGGTTATATCTACAATTGTTTCAAGTAGTTTAACTACAAAAGAAAGTGGTTCAGGAATGAGTTTACTTAATTTTACAAGTTTCTTATCTGAAGGACTAGGAATCGCAGTTGTAGGAGGATTACTGTCTGTAGACATACTAAATAAAAAAATTATTCCTATAAATGTTTCTTCTCAATCATATTTATATAGCAATATGTTACTTATTTTTTCTATAATAATTATTTTTAGTTGGTTAATTACTATCAAAGTGTACTCTGAGCCAAAAATAAAATAG
- a CDS encoding GTP-binding protein translates to MKKIINVGIVAHVDAGKTSLTESLYSRTHENYKQGSIKKGDTITDTLDLEKERGITIKTASVSLEWCQTKINLVDMPGHIEFYGEVVRSLNVIDIAVLVVSSLGELPTQTRRIFDTLQEAKIPTIFFLNKIDIETARPEYLISEIKNKLTSHLVLVESLFSQESRDTLIENSPYLLEKFMNDVLISEIELKNELNQRTLMNESYPLILGSAVTGEGIDTLLNLLGSFDLVDKSKDNLSAYLYKITFMNGQKQAYFRLLSGEISKNQTYLLNNQEEKKLPRFLVLQDNQFVEANSIQTGDIFMFPKCKELKIQDFLGEPLTNELSLPSPSLKITFQVGEEERMTLLDLLTELSEEDPLLDFSIDKETSEISMKIFGRVQREYLEETIRRRYSFKTLKLSLPTIVYKEIIEEIGIGTIDVDESLNPYWATMTLKVEPSNLSGIQFDSLVTTGYLKQSFQNAIKDSVFSSTKTGLYDFELTNVKVTLTDAEFFSPVSTPSEFRKLTPYALYKALLNSKTVIVEPVVEIDVSANKDYLGKAISELGKLEGNVLNVSEVEDEFNLIAKLPQSLFLIFEEKSNELFNGQAYIKNKIVSYQEVVDKSLYQQGKVDRIKSLLIKGKE, encoded by the coding sequence ATGAAAAAAATTATTAATGTAGGAATTGTCGCTCATGTAGACGCTGGAAAAACATCTTTAACAGAAAGTTTGTATAGTAGAACCCATGAAAATTATAAGCAAGGAAGTATTAAGAAGGGTGATACTATTACTGATACCCTTGATTTAGAGAAAGAAAGAGGCATTACAATAAAAACAGCTTCTGTTTCTTTAGAGTGGTGTCAAACAAAAATAAATTTGGTTGATATGCCTGGACATATTGAATTTTATGGTGAAGTAGTGAGGTCACTAAACGTTATTGATATAGCTGTTTTAGTCGTTTCAAGTTTAGGAGAACTCCCAACTCAAACAAGAAGGATTTTTGATACATTACAAGAAGCCAAGATACCGACTATCTTTTTCTTAAATAAAATAGATATAGAAACAGCAAGACCAGAATATCTGATTTCTGAAATCAAGAATAAATTGACGAGTCATCTTGTTCTAGTAGAATCCTTGTTTAGTCAAGAAAGTAGAGATACTTTAATCGAAAACAGTCCTTATCTACTTGAAAAGTTTATGAATGATGTATTAATAAGTGAAATAGAGCTAAAAAATGAGTTGAACCAACGAACTTTAATGAATGAAAGTTATCCTTTAATTTTAGGTTCGGCTGTGACAGGAGAAGGGATAGATACTTTATTAAATTTATTAGGTAGCTTTGATTTAGTTGATAAAAGTAAGGATAATTTATCTGCATATTTATATAAAATTACTTTTATGAATGGTCAAAAACAAGCTTATTTTAGATTACTATCCGGTGAAATAAGTAAGAACCAAACTTATTTGTTAAATAATCAAGAAGAAAAGAAGCTACCACGTTTTTTAGTATTACAAGACAACCAATTTGTAGAAGCAAATAGTATTCAAACAGGAGATATTTTTATGTTTCCAAAATGTAAAGAATTAAAGATTCAAGATTTCTTAGGAGAACCTTTAACTAATGAGCTATCTTTACCTAGCCCAAGTTTAAAAATCACTTTCCAAGTTGGGGAAGAAGAGAGAATGACGTTACTAGACTTATTAACTGAATTATCAGAAGAAGATCCATTACTTGATTTCTCAATTGATAAAGAAACTTCAGAAATCTCAATGAAAATTTTTGGTCGAGTTCAACGAGAATACTTAGAAGAAACTATACGCAGACGTTACTCTTTTAAGACGCTTAAATTATCATTACCAACAATTGTTTATAAAGAAATTATAGAAGAAATAGGAATAGGCACAATTGATGTAGATGAATCACTTAATCCCTATTGGGCAACGATGACCTTGAAAGTTGAACCGAGTAACCTATCAGGCATTCAATTTGATAGTTTAGTGACAACAGGTTATCTGAAACAGTCATTTCAAAATGCTATTAAAGATAGTGTGTTTAGTTCAACTAAAACAGGTCTTTATGATTTTGAATTAACCAATGTAAAAGTAACGTTGACAGATGCTGAATTTTTTAGTCCAGTCAGTACACCATCTGAATTTAGAAAGTTAACACCATATGCATTGTATAAAGCATTGTTAAATTCTAAAACAGTCATTGTAGAACCAGTAGTAGAGATAGATGTATCTGCAAATAAAGATTATTTAGGGAAGGCTATTAGTGAACTCGGAAAATTAGAGGGAAATGTCTTAAATGTATCAGAGGTAGAAGATGAATTTAATTTAATTGCAAAGTTACCTCAATCTTTATTTTTAATATTTGAAGAAAAGAGTAATGAACTATTTAATGGACAAGCCTATATAAAAAATAAAATTGTATCTTATCAAGAAGTGGTAGATAAAAGTTTATATCAACAAGGAAAAGTTGATAGGATAAAATCTTTATTAATTAAAGGGAAAGAGTGA
- a CDS encoding pentapeptide repeat-containing protein, translating into MSIVKIDSINLKKMSFFDIYDFEDFFLENALIENEIISDQCIEKLFIEDSIIEHCELSGNNFVKAEFTNCIFKNCDFSNTVLSESVLYKCEFINCKMLGLDISEAYINTNLFLENNMEMVNLSSANFKEVSFSDCNLTNTDLIDAKMVKTTFDSCKLDSMNLTGTLLKKVDISTCHFTHLPLSIETISGSIVNEHQALILARDLLKVKIK; encoded by the coding sequence ATGTCTATAGTTAAAATTGATAGTATTAATTTAAAAAAAATGAGTTTTTTCGATATTTATGACTTTGAGGATTTTTTTTTAGAAAATGCCTTGATAGAAAATGAGATAATAAGTGATCAATGTATTGAAAAATTATTTATTGAAGATAGTATAATCGAACACTGTGAATTAAGTGGAAATAATTTTGTTAAAGCTGAATTTACTAACTGTATATTTAAAAATTGTGATTTTTCAAATACAGTCTTATCAGAATCGGTATTGTACAAATGTGAATTTATCAATTGTAAAATGTTAGGCTTAGATATTTCCGAAGCCTATATAAATACAAATTTATTTTTAGAAAATAACATGGAAATGGTTAATTTATCAAGTGCTAATTTCAAAGAAGTTTCTTTCTCCGATTGTAATCTAACTAATACTGACTTGATAGATGCAAAGATGGTGAAAACCACATTTGACAGTTGTAAACTAGATAGTATGAATCTCACAGGAACTCTTTTAAAAAAAGTAGACATCAGCACTTGTCATTTTACTCATTTACCATTAAGTATTGAAACAATTTCTGGTAGTATCGTAAATGAACACCAAGCACTAATATTAGCAAGAGACCTTCTGAAAGTTAAAATAAAGTAG